Below is a window of Jaculus jaculus isolate mJacJac1 chromosome 23, mJacJac1.mat.Y.cur, whole genome shotgun sequence DNA.
CTCAATGGTCAGCAGGCTTGCGTTCTGGGCGGAGCACAGCCTCTCGCTGGCTTGCCACGCGTGGGCATCACTCAGCTGGAAGTAGCAGCTCCCCTTGTACCACACCGAGCTCTTCGGGCAAGGCTTACACTTGTGCTCTGCAAGGAGAACACGGGTGGGTGAAGAGGCTTCATGCCTCGTGCTTGTTTCCCCTCCATCCCACAGTGAGCAAGTTCACTGCGATCCTTCTTTCTGGggcaaaggagggaaagaaatccAGCCCTCGGATGGGAGCGCGTCGCCCGTGCGAGGAGACCTGGGCTCTCTCCCTGTGATCACTTAGGGCTGTACACATTCATCAGCAAACATGCCGTCCAGTGAGATCGGTCTCCCATTTCTGAACCAGCCCTGTCTTCCCCATCATGTGCACCTCCATCTCTGTCACTTGTacgctatatttttaaattaattttcttttcattaacaacttccctgattgtaaacaatatcccatggtagtaccctccctacccccactttcccctttgcaactccactctccatcatatccccaccccctctcaatcagcctctcttttattttgatgtcatgatcttttcctcctcttatgatggtcttgtgtaggtagtgtcaggcactgtgaggtcatggatgtccaggccattttgtatgtgGAGGAgcgcgttgtaaggagtcctacccttcctttggctcttacattctttccgccacctcttccgcaatggaccctgagccttggaaggtgtgatagagatattgcagtgctgagcactcctctgtcacttcttcccagcaccatgaggcCTTCTGTGACTTGTACACTATTGAGAGGCTTCTCAGAAGCACAAGGAACACCTTTCAGATACAAAAATTATGAGAACATCTGGAGatactgtgtggtggtttgatttaggtgtcccccataaacttaggtgttctgaatgctaggttcccagctgatggagatttgggaattaacgcctcctggagggagtgtactgttgcgggtgggcttatgggtgttatagccagtttccccttgccactgtttggcacactttcctgttgctatggtccaccttatgttggccagggggtgatgtccaccctctgctcatgccattgttttcccttgccatcatgaagctcccctcaagtctgtaagccaaaataaacccctcttcccccaaaagctgctcttgctcaggtgatttctaccagcaatgtgaacctgatggcaacatattttaaaaactgactttCCCCAACTCCATGGGCAGCCCTGGTAACTGTTTCTCTTCTGTGGCCTTTAGTCATTAATCATCGACAGAACTTTTAAAGAGGCATCCCTTCTGCTTAGTGCCCACAAACAACACCAGTGAGTTGCATAATGGAGGAACTATACATTTCTATTGCGTTGTCATGGGTCTATGAGACCCTTGGGATTTGGCCACCTatagttctttcttttgttgttgttgtttttttttctaacaacatCAACATATCAGTGACCCATTCAACCACTTCTTAAAGGACTCTGAGAGTTGGTGCAAGTAGCTTTAGTTCTGAGCAGTCCGGATTACCTGGCTCCTTCTTATACAGCTCGCGACACAAAGAGGTGGCCAGCCTCTGCAGCGAGGAGGAGAGCTTACTGATCTCCGCGGAGCTGTTGCTGTTGTGCAGCATCTGCGCAGAAACGTTCCTCTGCAGCTCTTCCTCAGCATTCTGCAGTCTACTCAGTTCCGCCATGTGTGCCTGCAAAGTTGCATAAACTCcagatttaaaaagagagaagacatgattaaaaataaaaaaactgtagaTCTTCAACAACTATCACATTTaacaggtattttatttttcaatttttttaaacaacatccatgattataaaaaatgtcccatggtaataccctccctccctccacttaatctcctcttttcagatggcagtgaccttggggcgACTCAGAAGGTTTCATGGTGACGGGTAATTTTTAATATAGTATTTAAGTAGTAGGAAGAAATTACTCTAcagggatgaggggaagggaCCGTGTAGTCCACTGGTGCGTGATGAAGCCTTTATCACAAAACCTTATTTCAAAGAACAAACACTCTAAATGCATTCTCTTTCCatccaaagggctggagagagctggcttagcagttaaggcatttgcctgcagagccaaaggacctcagttcaattccccaggacccatgtaatccagttgcacaagggggcaggcgTACGCATCtgaaaatcatttgcagtggctggaggccctggtgtgcccattctctctctccctctctctgcctctttctctctctctcaaataaataaataaaaataaagttttaaaaaaaggatcTAAAACAGGGCTGATACATACACATGCCTCCTAAGACTCCCAGGCCAATGAGCAGCAGAAGGCATAGGAAGCTCAGAGCCAACACTGTCTTGTTCCATAAATGGGAAGGAGCGGGAGgcactgtggaaagaaaagaaaatagcaaagagCTCTGGAAGCAGCATAAACCTTAAatttactcatttttcttttccttcatgaaATGTCATACTTTTGTTTCTTCCAATGGCATAAAGCCAATGATACAAAAAGGAATGAGAAATGTTCAGTAAGTTCTTTTACCTGGGCAGTGGCTCTTATAGGCAAGGACGTTAACTTCTAGACTGGTAAGAGTCTTCTCAGCATtataaacaaaacacaacacgGAAGtttagaaagagaggaaagggaaggaaacagATCAACCTGGGTACAGAGCGTCTCTGAATAAATTTCGGGAAAGCAAGTAACAAGAAGTGAAGGCAGAGGTCAAGCTGAGAAGTTTCTCAATAACTGTAAGGCCGAGGCTTGTCAAAGAAACAGTTTCAGCCATCGATGTAGCCCTGTACCATCCTGCATCTGCATAGGGGTAAGGTAGCCTATCTCTTGGTCATGTCTCCTGTCCCCTTGTCAGCCCTCCATCTTAGCCATTTCTCATTTGAATTTTTCGATCTTGTGAATGACTTTTATCAAAATATTGTTATTGgtgaatcaggcatggtggtggatgcctttaatcccaccgcttgggagacagatgtaggaggatcgccgagagtttgaggccaccctgagactccatagtgaattgcaggtcagcctgagctagagtgagacccaacttgaaaaaccaacacacacacacacacacacacacacaaggctattgaatgcttccatttttttttcaattgtgaTGAACAGAATAAACACTTACAAAATTTATATTGTGAATTGTTAAATCATTATATGATTTAATTTATCATCACCTGTGTATATGAGGAAGGACAGTTATAAGAAAGGACAATTAAAGGTTGGATGTGATAATTTTACTCTGCTTCTGAAATACATCTTACATCTCACATTTGATGGTGCAATAATGTTAGGAAATCTAAttacaaataaaatgtgaaacaatTTCTCAACATTTTGAAAAACTATTATTAGTGAAAGAACTGCAATAGTCAAGAATTACAAATTTAGGTGCTATCGTTTCTGagaattattttctcatttatgtATAGACTCAATGATTTAAAAGTTATCTAATGGGTGCCTTCTGTATGCTAGACATGGTTGTGGGTGCTAATAAAACAGAGCTGGTTATACATGAATGTCTCCATTTTCATGGAAATATTTTACCTTGACAGAGAATAGATGAGagattatagatagatgatacataaatAGATggacagataggtagatagatgatagatcgaTTGATGTATAGGTAATAGATAATAGATGAGAGAtaataggaagaaagagaaagaaacaaaaggaaagaaggaaggaaagagaaataaagagtgaAATAGTGTCTGAAGAGGCAGGACATAGACAAATAGGCAAACAGAAGTTTGGAGCAGGTTGTGGTCAGGACATTATATTCAGGTCTGTGGAGAAAGGTCAACTGTGTGCCCAACAGCATAATGAACATGACAGGATCTGCTGGGAGATCATCCAGCTCAAAGGTTCTAATTTAGGGTACACTTTCTATTTCAAAAGCAGTATAGATTCAGAAGATCTACAGAGATATGATTCATGCAAAAAatcatgtttagggctggagagatggcttagcggttaagcgcttgcctgtgaagcctaaggaccccggttcgaggctcggttccccaggtcccacgttagccagatgcacaagggggcgcacg
It encodes the following:
- the Clec12a gene encoding C-type lectin domain family 12 member A, which encodes MSEEITYANLKFQDFDKKDNIQELDICGPKVPPAPSHLWNKTVLALSFLCLLLLIGLGVLGGMFYATLQAHMAELSRLQNAEEELQRNVSAQMLHNSNSSAEISKLSSSLQRLATSLCRELYKKEPEHKCKPCPKSSVWYKGSCYFQLSDAHAWQASERLCSAQNASLLTIEDKSTLEFIKSSNLYHFWLGLSPTYNYIDHVTIDEKIFSSKWFKGNTSNLSELYCGYVNGNYVSYSACSRKKSVMCLKTASEVKVMNMLMSNSLEGSM